The DNA sequence TGCAGACCCAGTCGATGCTAACTCGCAGGTGGCCATCGACGCCAACCTACCTAACGACCCCGAGAACAGCGTTCGCGGAGAAGCTCGACCAACGGCTCGAGAAGCGCCTGAAGGCGAAGGCAACGGGGTCAGTCTACgattgatcttcgaaatgttgcaggctcaacataCAGCGATAGTGCAATTGCAAAAAGAAAGCTgtcccccagcagagttgagcccgaaccgtCCCGAAAAAATACCCGAAGAAATGAGTAGATCATCGAAAGTCCGGGTGAAGCTGAGTACGGTGTCAACCCCGaagtaatgaaaatgctcgaagCATTGATGAAACGGGTGGAATCAGGTgataagaaaattgaggcaaACGACAAGAAGGCGGAGACATACAATTCCCgagtcgatcaaatcccaggagcgcccCCAATATTGGAAGCTCCCgactccaagaaatttgtccaaaagtcTTTTCCTCCGAACGCGACACTAAAGCCAATCCCGAAGAGGTTTTGTAtgcctgatattccaaaatataacggAACCACGGATccgaatgagcatgtgacctcctacacatgcaCCATCAAAGgtaatgacttggaagacgacgaAATCGAGTAAGTGTTATTAAAGAAGTTCAGGGAAACTCTATCAAAAagagcgatgatatggtaccataacttGCCCCCAAATTCCATTTATTCGTTCGCTATGCTCGTGGATGCTTTTGTAAAGGATCATGCCGAGGCCATCAAGGCCGAGAccagaaaatcagaccttttcaaggttaatCAAAGAGACAACGAGAttctcagggagttcgtgtcaaggtttcaaatggaacaaatggaAATGCCTCCGGATGCGGACGATTGGGACGTTCatgctttcactcaaggacttaacccccgaagctccttggcttcgcagcagctgaaacaaaatttggtagagtaccctgcggtaacttgggccgacgtccacaacaggtaccagcaaaaaattagagtcgaggacgaccaactcgGAGCCCCCTCTGGGTTCGTTTATCCCATCAGAATCGATGACATGCCTAAGAGAGTCATCAATCATGAATCAAGGCCGGTCCGAGATCGGTATCAGCCATATAGTATAGATCGAAGGGGAAATGGGGCCGGGCATAACCCCATGAGGAATGAGAAGAGAAGTGTCTGTGGGACCAATAACTGAGGTCTGATGTGTAAGAATGCTTTTTACAGGCCGCTCGAGGGAAGGGAAGCACCAAGTTTattagagtataacttcaacgttgatgCAACCAGCATCGTATCGGCCATTGGGCGCATCAAAgaaaccaagtggcctcgaccattgcagtCTGATCCTACCCAGAGAGATCctaacctgatgtgtaagtatcatggcactcatggccacatgaCTGAGGACTACCTACAATTGAGGGAAGAAGTTGCCCGGTTATTTAATAACGGGCACCTTCAAGAGTTTCTGAGTGATTGAGCCAAAAACAACTTCAGGAACAGGGACTCCAACAAACAAACCGAACAGGAAGAACCTTAGCACGTTATCAACATGATAATTGAAGGGGTCGATATTCCATAGGGGCTAATGATAAAGCGCACTAAAGTATCCATCACGAGAAAAAAACACATCCGATATTACATCCCGGAGGGAACCATTTCGTTCAGCGAcgaggatgccgagggtcatgggttcacaacatgagggaaaTACCCTCTACATTACACCATGCACTGAAGTTCCCTACGTCGAGAGGAATCAAGACGGTCTACGGAGAGTAGCCGACCGCAAAGGAAATATTCACAATCGTCGAGGTGATCCCAATGCTCGTGGtctcgacatcaaagaatacGGAGCCGACCAGGAAGGAATAAATTAAATAGCAATTACCGGTACCGGCCTAGACTGAACCGGAAGATCAAGGAGTAGGTGATGAGGATAACTACGGAGTTTCTAGATCGTTCATAGCTCCGaatgattccgatgccaccaaatcgacggtcgaggagctggatcAAGTTATCTTGACCGAACACTTACCCGATcgtaaggtatacctgggcacatgGTTAACTcccaagctcaggaaaaaactcattgaatttcttatagctaacatggattgtttcgcttggtcccaccttgacatgacagAGATCCCGCTGGAGGTgaccactcataagctgagtttggacccgaAGTTTCATCCGGTAAAACAGAAGAGGAGACCTCAGTCCAAAGTCagacatgcattcatcaaggacgaggtatctaaactccttaaaatagggtataTTTGGGAATTTAAATACACATACtagttagctaacgtagtggttgtacctaaaaaaggaaataagctgagaatgtgtgtggattataaagatCTGAACAAGGAATGCCCTAacaattcttttcctttgcctaacatcgatcggatgATCGACACGACGACCATGCACTAgatactcagttttctcgatgcttattccgggtacaaccaaatttggaTAGACCTGgttgatcaagaaaagacttccttTATCAATAAATTCGGCAGCGATTGTTATAACATAATGCCAATCGGATTAAAGAATGCCGGTGCCACCtctcaatgcctagtaaatcggatgttcgaagaacagataggaaaatcaatggaagtttatattgacgatatgttagtcaaatccctacgagcagaggaccatttgaaatatttgcaggaaacatttgaCATATTTAAgagatacaatatgaagctgaacccgaaaaaatgcgcattcggggtcggatccAAAAAATTCCTCAGGTTCatatgtaaggccccataaaattttgcaaacgaaaaaaaataaataatgtttcgtggtaccggattggttttacgtgttgcaTATTATAGAAGTTCTTCGCggtgagcttgcgagccgcgactcggattttgggttgaacaatgcactagatagtaaaggaaaatgtttggtaGTGAAATGCGtatctgcggcccattatgcgaccgcagaatcactctacggatcgcataatggccgcaaagtgaggcAGGTGAGGGTCAgtctggaagcaattatgcggtcgactacgTGACCACATAACTGTTCttcggtgcattatgcgatcggaGAACCGTTATGCGGGCTACATAGTGACCACAAATACAAACAGATTTTTGGGTCGTTTTGGTcaacaattatgcgaccgatatgcggcccacatatcgattatgcgatcacagaccttgtttcggagcttcatttttggggtttttaaacccgaccctatttcgttaaaacacaccccatggaccattttgatcatattttctgataattttagagtgagagagagggtcctagtgggagaagtgatcttcatcacattgttcttcaattctcacttaaaatcttgaagattatcaagagaggcacctaggtcttcttcctaagaggtaagattctatcacccaaactcttaatttcaaaatgtaattagaatgggccattagtgaggtaattcatggggatgagagtgcttactttgcatgcatgtgttcctaaggtatgtgggaagtgtgtgagctaaaaatgatagagaatgggttggggaaagatggaatcttccacaaagaggggcttaaaacattgatacacacctagtgtttgatagtatgatcaaatgagctaaaaccatgttcatcttcctaattttggttcaatgttattatattgctaaaatagattgaagtggctaatattccggaatatcttagagttttaaggagctcaattaaggtatgttggctaaaccccttcttcttagaatcgaaccccacggtgagcatgtaattggagtaagcccttgatcattatagaattggcgatttctaacgTGTTTGTGTTGAATGATGTAAgttcaatgtttattctaaatTCTTTATAATGTTATCTTgttattgaggatgtgttcaaaaatgtggaatatatgttagaaatattaagacctcatgtcaagatcaaaataaaggttgttgtgccaaattgtatgaaaagcgtctatgtgcctaagattcctaaATCGCTCATATgtaaatttaatgtcttgaatgggaagccttattgttgttgataatgatattgaatgcgGAAAAGGGGTCTGGAACTATGGGATacagccaagtgccaagaatgactttgtaattgttaAGAAGTACGATGGGAGATGATTgactaatgaaattgtggtaatgtctcaaatgagatggcctagccgatcgggtcaagaTCGGATTCCttgtaagaacacagtggtattgtggatgaaattgtggtaatgtctcaaatgagatggcctagccgatcgagccgtgattggacgccatgccgcacacatggtggaactgtgctggaaagttataatgaaattgaggtaatgtctcaaatgagacggcctagccgatcgggccgagatcggactccatggaagaatacagaggtattgtgaattatggaatatcggtactaaagatcaccaaatctaataatatggaaattgacttggaaaacgtatatgatccttaacttgttgttttaatattatatgattcttgactgttcctcttatattattattattattcattctattgagttggtgtttagctatacctactagtgctattcgacggtactaacgtcccttttgctggaggcgctgcatcttttaaatggatgtaggtggctACATAGCAGACAAAGTTGATCGCatatagtgttgcatcctctttcagtggacttggtgagccccatttcattctagggtcatgtattgtaccttttatttatattatggtcacttttgaggtatagccggggccttgttgccggcaccatccttactctcttttgtatctttagaggccccgtagacactatgtgggttgtatatgggtgttgggaatgttaaacaagtcatgttgtgtttgattacttgttccacttgaactttaagaaatgtgtattttgggacttaaaagcgcaatgactaatgaaatgatttaggattgtatgaatgagactcctactgtataattaattaAACCAcatcttctcttgatcatgggttaattgggtaaaaagtatctaacatgcttgctcggccgggttcactcgattgagcgtcggtcgcgctcctcgattttggggcgtgacatcatGGTATCTAATCGAGGAATCGATATCAATCTTGATAAAATCAAAGGCATAGAAGACATCACTGTGGTGGACAACGTCAAGGCCATTCAAAGGCTAACCAGGCGTATAGCCGCCCTGGgccggttcatatcgaggtcctaAGTCaaaagccatcggttcttctcactatagaagaagaagaataaattttCCTGGACCCCGGAATACCAACAAGATTTAGAAGAACTTAAACGGTACCTTTTGAGTACGCCCTTACTCCACACTATGAAGGCGGATGAGCAGTTGTACCTTTACTTGGAGGTGTCCAAGGTTttcggtaagtggagtcttagtccgcaAAGAGGAAGGTTAacttcctatttactatgtcagtaAAACTCTAGACGAGGCTGAAACAAGGTACCCTcacttggaaaaattggcgctcgctttgctaagcgcctcccgAAAATTAAAactgtactttcaatgtcaccccatatatgTCATAACATATTACCCACTGAGGAACatcatgcacaaacccgagctctcgggccggtttgccaaatgggtcgtcaaaattagcgggtacgatatcgagtatcgaccccaaaccgccataaaatctcaaattttggccgacttcgtggccgactttacgccggccttagtGACCGTATTCAAAAAAGAACTATTGTTAGCCTCGGGGACTACTTCTGGAatttggaccctttttacggatggtgcctggaacgcaaaggggtccgggaTCGGCATCATGCTGAAACCTCCTACAGGGAATGTGgttaggcagtctattagaactatgaaagtaactaacaatgaggccgagtatgaggccatgattgcaggtgtcaaattggctaaaagccttggggtCAAGGTGGTCGAACTAAGTGCGATTCCCTTCTCGTGGTAAATTAAGTCAATGGGACGTTTGAAGTGAAAGAGGAACGGATATGAAGGGATTTATACAATTTATAGGTAACgctgcatcaattcaaggaatggaccctacaacacgttCCCCCAGATCAAAACAACGAGGctgatgctctggctaacttggggtgaTTGGTTGATGACGATTAATTCAGTTTGGGAATAGTCATACAACTCATGAAGTCGGTGatagaagaaggccacgccgaagtaaactcaacgagtttaacctgtgattggagaaacaagtacatagactacttgaaaaattgggaaattgccctcggatcccaaagaatcgagagccCTACGTACCAAGGATGCTAAATTTAGCTTGGTCGAAGGGGAATTGTTCAGGAGAACGTTCGATGGTCTATTAGCCAGATGCTTGGGGCCAGGAGCTACCAAGTACgccttgagagaagttcacgaaggcacttgcagAAACCATTTGGGGGCAGAATCCTTGGTTCATAAATTAATCAGCACCAACTATTATGACTGAAAAGGAGAAGGGTGCGAAGGACTTCGTACGAAAATACGATGACTGCTAGAGACACGCACTGATGATTCATCAACCGGGAAAGCTACTCCACTCGGTTCTGTCCCCATGgacatttatgaaatggggaatgaacattGTCGGTCCCCTACCATGAGCGCCTAGTAAtctcaattcatactattcatgactaattatttttccaaatgggtcgaggctcaAGCTTTCGAAAAGGTccgggagaaagaagtcattgacttcatttgggaccacataatatgtcaatTTTGGATACCGGCCGATGTTGTGTGcgataatgggaaacaattcatcgacAATAAGGTAAATAAACttttcgaagatcacaagatTAAGAAGATACTATAAAtaccttaccaccctagtgggaatggacaggtggaatcaacaaacaaaaccatacttcaaaacctaaaaaagaggttgaccACTGCCAAAGGGAAATAGAAGGAAATCTTGCCCAAactcctatgggcatatcgtacaacctcgaagtctagtaccggggcACTCCATTTTAGTTGGTCTACGGGACCTAAGCCTTGATACCAGTTGATGTGGGAGAGTTGAGCCTCAAATTCTAATATGCGACCGAAGAGTCAAATGGCAAGGCCATGGtcacgagcctagaactattggatgaaaggagTGAGGAAACTTTAGTCctgttggccgcccaaaaataacagatagaaagatactacaatcgaagatccAACCTCCAACACTTcaagatcggggacttggtgttgagaAAAGTAACATTACACACCCGGAACACGAACGAGGGGATGCTGGGACCGAACTGTaaaggaccatatcgagtcatcAGAATTACCGACAAGggctcatacaaactcgaagcagaaAACGGTGTgcaactaccgaacaattggAACGTGACACACTTAAAGCATTACTACTCCTAAGGTACGATCTCAATTATTCTTTAATAACATTATGAATCAGACTAACACTTGTAGGCAACAGACAAGGATGAATAtggctattaggtctgaaagtacgtgttgcactctttttttcttgaaccggttttgtcccaaaatggattttcagcaaggtttttaacgagacaacagtAAAACATTCTAACTTAGATTAGAAAGCCGGTCTCAAACTGGAATCAATGGGCGTTCATTttgcatcaacagtatccgagccctctcaagcTATCTCGAATACTGGGGGACATTACCCTCAGATTAACGTTTTTagcaaggaaaaaagaaaacCTTGAATGTTAGAAGCTAAGacttggtggttaggattcattgtaggGTTAAACGGTCATGTGAACCGTACTCACATAGTCCACTTTATACATGATACAAGCTTTTATGCgctttcgatcatgtactttacacacaGAAATAAAAGAAAGCTCCGCCTTGATATTACACATTTTCTTGCCTCTTAAATTCCGGATACTAAGAGCCCACGAGCTACCCCtattcggggactatcgagcACACATGCTACCCTTATTCGGGGACTATCAAGCCCAAGGACTATCAACCTTGTATTAGGCCGCCATTTCTTCGACATCGACAGATGTTGTGTCCAATTTGTACTTCGCAACCTCATATTCTCTACCGAGGGCGTCCCGTTCTGCGACGGTCGAGCTTTGCTGTACTCGAAGATCGGCAATCAGCTGAGACCACTTGTCAACTTTGTCTTTCACCACCAGGAATTGGTTCTCAATCGATGCCAACTTCACCTTAGCGGTTTCCTTCTCCGAAACCAGCAGGTCTATTTTGATTTTCCACCCGTCGTCCATGGCCTGGACCTCGTTCATCTCGACTTGGAGTTGGTCGATTAGGTCGATCTTTTGTTGGACCTGCGATGTTTTGTTGTTATTCACCATGGATAGCTCTTCGGTTTAagcttcaaagacctttaccttttcaaccagGTCAGCATGTTCCCGCTTCAGGGTCGAAGCTTCCTTTTGAGCCCTGTCCAGCTCGACTTGAAGATCCTTGATAGCCCCATCTTATTGCTCACTGAGAAGCCTGTACATATCCTTCTTCCATACCTGCTCCTTGATCTTGAACTCAAGCTGGTTGATTTTAAAGTAGTACTGGAGAAAGCTCTcatggtgaagcaccgaggcctgcaaaacaacaaaaatagtaagagatatcgaaacctaagtggaattcaTGAGGGTGTGTTGgtgccttacccggttcagcgcctgctgCATCTCGTTGAAAAGACTCGATGCTCCCACCTCATTCATCTTTGCCTAGTTCTCCTCGGTCACTAGACATCATAGGTAACTAGCTATGACCACTAGAGTGGATAGAACCCGAGCATCCTCTGGGACCGTAAGAATAACTGTTCTTTTACGTCTAGGGTCCACATTCGGACCAGGAAACTGCTTCACCATCTTTGGGCTCAAGCTCGGCCCGCCTATTTCTGAAGGTGCGTCCTTCTTCGGGATCTCTAGGTTACCCAGCCCAGAAGAATATTCCAAAGTGGACATATCCACGCCATCAAAGAAGGAGTGGAGAGAGTCGTCCGCACCATGAACTCCTTCACTCGACTTTTCTTTTCCTGCTTGGGCCTCTTCAAGCATGGACTCGATGTAGGAGGGCATCTTGATGATGTCTATCTCACCGGTCGCCTCTTATGGAGCATAAGAGGCTTCTCGAGAGGTCTCAGACCCCGTTTCCATCTCGGCCTCTCGAGTTTGAAGGAGATCGGCCTCATGGCTCTTTTCCTCGATTGCCGCCTGCTCCCCGGCAGGGGTCGATCCGTGAGTGACAAAGATGTCATCTTCTTTAGACTCATCCCTGAGCAGGCGAAGTGAGTCAGTATCCAGTACCAGGGAGCTGGTGTTTTTCTCTGGCTTACGAGCCAGAAAGCCACCCTCTTTTTTTGCTTCATCCCGGGACACGAGGAGCCTGAAGactttcttttcctcttttttgtttcCCCGTGGAAGCCCCGGGCTGTCCCATAATGGAGGGATCAACGGGTAAGGATGCACACTCATCCCCTTCCAGTGACCTAAGTtaggtggtcttaggcaaacctgcgaAGAAAAAAGAAGAGGTCAACGTTACGTAAGTTTGGGGCATAATAGTAACTATTCTCAGAAGAGCCTTACCATGAGATTGGGCCTCCCATCGGTAGATCGAAAGATTGGGCCACGAGCACTCGAAGTACAACATCTGATTGTAGATGCCtttgatccactccttgagccagGGGACCACACTAGGAACCCGTGTAACATCTGCACGACCAAAAATACTGATGGTGAGAAAGGAAATAAAGAAGACTTGACACTGAAGGAAAGACTACACTTACGAGATACACTCTACTTCTCGAGAAATGGAAGGAACTCGGGAGGGATCAAATCTTCAGGTTTTACCCGAATAATGCGCCCCTTCCAGCCTTGGTCTCAATCCTCGTCGATGCTAAAAAAGGGAGCCTTGCTGGCCTGGCGAACgagcttgattagtccccctcAGAAAATTCAGGGATTGTACAGACGGagtaggtggtcgagggtgaaccaaGGAGATTCATTGTTGTTCACAAAATAATgtaggaggatcacgatcctccaaagatACGGGTGAAGTTTCCCAAGGCACACCTCGTATCTCTTGTAAAAGGCCAAAACTACTGGGTCTACTGGGTCCAGTGTGAatgggtaagtgtaaacacttgaATACCCCTCCATATGAGTTGCAATATCGTCCTCGGGCCTGGGGACTGCCACGTCCTTGCCTCCCCATTTACAGTCCTCTCGGACTATGGGAATGGTATCTTCAGTAATGGAGTATATATATCTCGATTCCCCTTCACCTCGGTCTTGTTTGGATGAGGCCTTCTCAACTTTGAAGTCATCTGCGATAGAATAGTTATAGGGAATAAAGCTTTTCATGGGGGCTCTGGGGCCGCTTTGGTAGTAGTCGCTTCGGGAGCCACCACCTCGGGAGTAGCCGTCTCGAAAGTAATCACCTCGGGAACGGCCGCCTCGCAACCTGTGGCCGGttgggaagatgaagaggcagcTTGCTAATGAACTGATTTGGAAGTCTTGGCCATCATGATCTGGAAAATATGAAGATTAGAAAGAAAGATATGAAGATGTGAAGGATAGATATGAAGAATTGAAGGAaatgtatgaaggtttgaaggaaaAAGTATGAAGGCTTGAAGGTAGGATAAAGATTAGGGTAGAAACCTAAGAacaattatgaagatttgaagctcAAAGGCAAAGAGAAGAAGATTTGGAAGGGTTGATAGCCGCTAGAAAATTCGAAGGTAGGAGCTAGGATCGGAAAGTGGAAGAAGTACAAAAGGTCGAAGCTATTATAGGGGATAATGCAATCAATACGTGACGTTTCACATTCGAAAGCGACCAACTGATGATTAACACGTGTCTAAAGTCAGAGTGACGCaactgatgggacgtttcggcttattgataagtggggatttttaCTGCTTATTAACGCCTTTTAGCTttagttttagtctaaaagcattgaattgtgttcccgaaactaatgaaattataaaaatttataggaatgctggaagttggtcTCCCGAGATAAAATCTGACTAAAAAAAGAGTAGTCTGAAGCACAAGGCAACAAAGGCCGCGGAAACACAAAGAGGAAAGATCTAGCAGCCATTtacgcaaagtgcggaccgcaaatgaattgtgcggctgcaaagCTGGGCTAAGAGTTGAAGATCAGAGACTATGCAAAAAGACCATGTCTAGGAGCCTCTGTgaattgcggaccacacaagaattgtgcggccgcagaatagtGCCTTGCGGATGTAGTCCAAAATCTGGGGACCGCAGAAGAGTTGCCTTGCAGCCGCAGTTCAGAAAAGTGCAGCCGCAGAACTCCagctcctgccagatgaagaaatctgcagaccgcacatggaattgtgcgaccgcagaacctcccgagttGCATTTTTGTCTGAtattttcagccttgtataaatagacgagcttcacaaaattatgtcaagttTGAACCTCTGAAGTTGTTGTAGTCgtttttctttactattttaggaagttttactttgctttggtgtttttacaatagatttaatcattttaagcttccattatgagtttaattagtttttcttccttattgtcttcaaaccccattatgagtagctagacttttactagggttgtgacccaaccctagtgtgtaaaccttatgggtatttagtttagtgcttgtttatgattgggtattgattatttagattagttcatgttttaattttagaattaatggttaaaaatattgattcatgcttaTTTAGCTTAGTCTCTACTtaagaaagagagacctagtctaggataatttagctaacaaggaattgggtcaattgagagattgattaacccaactAAAGGGTTCAagctagagatagtaataacccgacttgagcttttatcaattattttgggtgatacccatttggtctttaGAAAGCCAAAGTGAGCAAAAGCACTCTCTGACCGAGATGTATTGAGTGGataatttagagttgatagctataatacaccccaatcaacagaACAAACATTAAAGTCTTTATcctattaggcaaacacctaagtCATGGTCACAACCTTAGGCTTTTTATCCATTAGGAAaaaccttaaaaataattttctctagtcttcttcctttattttgcaatcattagagtaaattagaagtagaaaacaaatCTTTGTGTgaaagtgcaatctagataatccaaTTGCGCAAATttaaatatatacccctaactcctatcttagctccatgtggattcgaccccgactttagttgggtttctattattgcatACGAACATTTCATATCTCTATTGAGGTATGCTTTGGGCGTGATCAATTTTTGACGCCGTTGTCGGGGGTGTTAAAAacaatgttagctatatatttgggtgtgtttttggaatatcttcttttccttctgtgttactaacttgtttgtgaaatcgtaggtacaaccatggcaaatGATGAGCTAggaaatattgctttgggggatgtggacgtcgaggatgaccaagtggatgaggttcctcttgaacctcaagccaatagaagaggccgagtgcctcatgacaatatcCACGTTTCACCCCCACCTCTACCAAGAgaggctccacaccgggtgttacctAATGTAagatatgctagtgcaatagtccctccccgtattagggcagaAAACTTTCTAATTACCAATGTGTttctcac is a window from the Nicotiana tomentosiformis chromosome 10, ASM39032v3, whole genome shotgun sequence genome containing:
- the LOC138900266 gene encoding uncharacterized protein; this translates as MIWYHNLPPNSIYSFAMLVDAFVKDHAEAIKAETRKSDLFKVNQRDNEILREFVSRFQMEQMEMPPDADDWDVHAFTQGLNPRSSLASQQLKQNLVEYPAVTWADVHNRPLEGREAPSLLEYNFNVDATSIVSAIGRIKETKWPRPLQSDPTQRDPNLMCKYHGTHGHMTEDYLQLREEVARLFNNGHLQEFLSD